The following is a genomic window from Micrococcales bacterium.
TCGATGATCTGACTGCTGAGATCCAGGCCAAGCCCACCTAGACCACAATTGGTGGCGTGTCCGTCAGCCCGGGCGGGCACGCCATCGCCCCATGCCCACTTGACAAACCACACCACATATCAGATTGAGGCTTCGCATCATTCGCCCAGGCCGATGCCGGCTACCGCACTTGGCGCGGCTTTGGTCACCAAGGTGCGGCGGTGGGAGCGAGACGCTGGAGGGCACTTTCCGCACCGACCACGAGGCGGTGCTGTTCGTCGAATACACCTTTGGGCCCGGCGATTCCGTTAGACAAATGATGAGTCCTTGCTCGCCGGGTCTCAACCTTCAAGCACTCTTGGATCTCTGGCCTTTGCTGCCGGCGTCGAGACGGGCGGAGTGCAGCGAACGGGAATTGGCCCGCCCGGGACCGAGTGAGGAGTCGTCAGCGGCATGGCGTATCAGTTCGTTGAGACGCCACCCCAGCCAGCTCACAGGGCTTGCTGGGGCCAAGAGGCTCGGACAACCTCACGGGCGCAAGGTTCCAATTGGAACCACGTAGACGCCATCGGCGCGGCGCGCTGCGAACCCGCTGCCCGTAACCACCGCCATGAAGGCGGGTGGACCTGTGACCTTGGTGTCGATTTGGTCGACGGCGGCCGCGAGCGAGGCTGCCGCCCGCTCGGTTGCTCGCGTGCCCAGCTTGATTTCACAGGCGCCCCAAGACCCATCGGCAAGCTCAATGATCGCGTCGATTTCGTGGCCATTTGAGTCGCGATAGTGGTACACCTCGCCGCCAAGCGCCTGCGCGTAGACCCGAAGGTCGCGGATTACCAGCGATTCGAAGAGCAGCCCCAGGGTGTTCAGGTCGCCGGTTAGCCTTTCTACGCCAGCCCCGAGGGCGGCTGCCGCCAGCGATGGGTCCGCCAGATGGCGCACTGGCACGGTTCTCAGGGTGGCTCGGGAGCGCAATGCCGCTGACCAAGCGGGCAGATCATCCGACACCATAAGCTGGTCCAAGGCGTGCAAATGGTCGATCACTGTGCTGCGCGAAATCGTCTGATCCGCGCTCTGGCCAACGTCCGTCGCAATGGCCCGTACGGAGGTTGAGGACGACTCCGCCCTGGCCAATGAACGCAACAGCCGCCGCACACGAACCGGGTCACGCTGCCGCGCGGTGAACCTGGACAAATCGACCTCGGACAGAGCCCGCAGATGGCTGCTCGCGAAGGCTCGCGCGGCTGTCGCAGGCTTGCCAACTGTCTCAGGCCAACCACCACGGACAATTAGGTGGGCCATCTCGCCCACCGACCGTTGGTCCAGGTCAGCTCCAATGGCGTTTTGCTCGATCAGGTCCTGCAACTGGACCTGGCCGGTTGAGTCGCCGGATTCCCACAACGACATTGGTCGCATCCGGACCCAGCCAAAACGGCCGGCCCCGGAGTGGGTTCTAGCCGTCTCGGTAGGAGTCGCCGAGCCTGTCAAGATGAACTGTCCAGGGAGTTGGCGAGCGTCGACCTCGCGGCGTACCAGATCCCACAGTTCGGGCCGCAGCTGCCATTCATCCAGCAGTCGCGGCACCGGCCCGCGCAGCAGCAAGGCGGGATCCGTTTCCATGGCTACTTGGACAGTTGGATCAACGTCAACGTCGAGTCGGCTTGAAGCCAGGTTGGTGGCCGTCCAGGTCTTACCGCAGGCCCGCGGCCCTTCCACGACCACAGCGCCAAGACCAGTCATAATCTGAGCTAGCTCGGCGTCGACCAGGCGCGGCCGGTACTTGCCTTCAGTTTCCACAGGCCAACTATACCAAAAGGAGTGCCGAAACTAGACCAAAAAGGGCGCGGAAACTGTACCAAAAAGAGGCGTCAAGCCGAGCCAAACGTGAGTGGCGCGGCCGCAGGCCTGACAATCTGGGCCTCCTCGTCCAGGTGCGAAAGTCTATAAGCCTAAGTGCGCAGATCTACAAACCTGAGTGCGCAGATCTACAAACTAGGGCGAGAGCTGCCCCAACTCGCATTGAGCCCAGCGCGGGCAACGGAATGGCCAGCCTCGCTGGCGAGGTTGGCTTCACAGGTGATCGGGAGCTTCATGGCGGACGGGCCTGGAGCGCCTTGGCCGGGCGGGGCGCAGAGCGGCGAGGGGGAATTGTTGGCCGATGACGTCAGTTTGCTTGGGCGTCAAACCTGCGGCTGAAGCGAACACTGGCCAGGAATCCACCGCGTCCAACACGGCGTTGATGCTCGATGCGGCGCGAGGAATGGCGAAGCGGTCAGCCAGCGCCAGCAGGTCAGCCCGGCTGATTTCCGCAAAGCGACCATCCACGCCCATCAGGTGTTGATTGGTCCAGACCCCGCGGGGGTTGTAGGCAAAGGTGACATCGTAGGCCGGTGCCAGCTGCCACTGTCCACCCTGGGGCAGGAGAAAGGCGAAGTTCTTCGAGTGATCATCGCAATTCATGGCCGCTACGTTCAAAACCGCCCGTCGAAACGCTTCTGTCTTGGCGTCATCGGACAAGCCGAGCTCATCAACACATGCGAAATACTGGGCGTAGTCGTTGGCGCCGCGCAGGCGAAAGTCGACCGCCGCCATGGCACACAGGGTCTGCATGTGAACCTTGCCACCGTCAGCGTCCCGGTCAAAACGGCGAGACATGAAATGCGCCCGGCCGCTCTCCTCCAACAGGTCGGTCTTGGGCACGGTGATGCCGGCCGCCCCAGCCATGATCGAGTAGGCGTACTCGATGCGGCCATAGACCTCGGTCGAACCGAGCTGCTGGTCACGGCCAATCCCATCGAACTTCAACAGCCAAGGCTCAAAGCCGGCGGCCGGCGGCAAGTGGCCTGAGCGAATCTCCCTGGTCACTGGGTCCAAGTTGAAAATGGCCTTGGCTCGCTGCCCGCCAGCAGAGGTGCCGACGTTGATGATCTGTTGCAGCGCGGCGCTGGCCTGGGAATCGTCGATTAGCGATCCGTGCACAGCCGCCCGGGCGGCCACAACCAACTCTGATAGGTCAATCGCGGTTGGCCTGGTTTGCCTGGGGCCGGTGTCGGGGACAAACTCCAGCGCACCCATGCCACGCGAGCCGAGGTAGGCCAGCCGGTCCAGCGCGGTGATTTGGTCGCGGCCAACACCTTCACGTGCCATCCAGGCGTCGATTAGGGCGTTGCCAAAATCATCTGGCAGCGAATCGGTCAGCATTGGCGGCAGGCCCAGCCAGGTGTCCAGCGACAGCGAAGGAAAGGTGAAGATCCTGTTGTTTGGCTGCGGGCGCATTAGCAGGGGTGAGAGGTCCAGCCTGTGCCGGGCCGCCTCGGGCGTGAATTCAAAGACATAGTGACGCGAAGGGCCCAAAGCCAGGGCGCCGATGGGCTGGCCCCAGGCTCGGACCTCGACAATGTCAACTGGCCTGTAGCTCACCTACGCCTCCGGGAGACCCTTTGACGCCGGGGCGGCTGGCCACGGCGTTGGCGCAGCAACTCAAGCGGCGAGGGGCCGTGCCCGTGCGGGTCGAGCTGGTCTAGCCAGTCCTCACGGCCGAGCGCTCGGACCACGGCCACCAGGGTCGCTAGTGACACCGACCCCCCGGCCTCGAGGCGGCGGATGCTGCTGACCGAAGTACTAACAACATCGGCCAGGTCTTCTTGTGACAGGTCAGCAGCGATACGAAGGGCACGGGCTTGGCGGCCCAGCTCCTGCTGCGATTCCAAGGTCGACCTGGCCATAGACATAATCTATCAGAATTGCCGGATTCAAGGGCAACAACGGTCTAATCGCTCAAATACGAGTAATTACGGCGTTCGTGGATGAGTGGGATCGTCCGCCTGGACCCACCGCCTGGCTGTTGATGCTGCCGAAGAGCCGGGCCTGTAGCGGACACGGGCCCTTGCCTCAACAAAAACGGCTAGTCCCGGGCGAAAACGGGCCAAGAACCTCTACGATTTGCCGCAGGTGGCGCGGCGGGTTAGGTTTGCCCTAGGACTATCGACAAGGTCGTCGGACCGACAACCTAACACCTTGCCAGAGACGAAAACTACAGAACGGAGTCACCCTCATGTCAACTGCGACGGAGAAGGCAATCAAGGCGAATCCTGGCCCGCTGGGGCTACTTGGTTTCGGCATGACCACCGTATTGTTGAACATCCACAACGCTGGCTTTACGGCCAACACTCCAACGATCATTGCCATGGGGATCGCGCTTGGCGGTCTGGCTCAGATCATTGCCGGAATTCTTGAATTCCAGGGCGGCAACACTTTTGCCGGCACTGCTTTTACGGCCTACGGCCTGTTCTGGTGGTCACTGGTCCTGATTTGGAAGGACCCGCTGGTCCTGGCTGCGGGAGACGGCGCCAACACCTCGTTTAGCTGGTACCTCATGCTTTGGGGCTTCTTCACCACCGCCATGTTCATTGGCACGCTGACCCACAACCGCGCCACCCAGGTGGTCTTCTTCACCTTGGCTGTGCTGTTCTTTGGTCTGGCTGCCGACCACTTCACCAACACAACTGAGGCCGCTTTTGGCCACGCAGTCGGTTATTGGGGCATTTTGTGCGGCGCCAGCGCTATCTACAACGCATTCGCCCAAATCATCAACGGGGAGCACGGCCGCCAAATCCTGCCGCTGGGCTGACGGATAAGCTCGACTGCTCTGCCCCGCGCTGGCTGAGTCGAGCACCGGGTGAGTACTGCCAAACCCGCGCTGGCTGAGTCGAGCGCGGGGTTGGTGCTGCTAAGCCCCGACCTCGCGGACTAGGATGCCGCCAGGTCCTGCCGCTTGGCCAGCCTATGACGCTGGCCGGCCCTCACCTCGAATGTGGCAGTTACGCTGTTTCGCCCAATCGTGTGGTGTCGTTACTCGGGTTTTGGTCGCTGAAGCAAACCTCTAACCTGGGCGGTTACTTGGAGCTGAGTAGCCGAAACGATGTAACTACACCACTCGATGAGGAGTTATGGTGTAACGACGCCCCAGTTTGTCTTCGGCTCCTAGTAGCGGCAGATTGGCATCAGCTCAGCCAGGCCGCCCGCGGCAAACCAAAGGGGCGGGACCCCAAGGCCCCGCCCCTTTCGCGTCTCCTAGTGGAGAGGTGGGCTCACTTACGCTTGGCTACTGGCACGTAGTCGCGCGAGGTGTAGCCGGTGTAAATCTGGCGCGGACGGCCGATCTTGCCGGCCGGATCCTCGATGCCCTCACGCCACTGCGCAATCCACCCGGGCAGGCGGCCCAGGGCGAACAGCGGGGTGAACATGGTGGGCGGGAAGCCCATGGCCCGGTAGATGATGCCGGTGTAGAAGTCGACGTTCGGGTAGAGCTTGCGCTGGATGAAGTACTCGTCGTTTAGGGCGACTTGCTCCACCTCGTAGGCGATGTCGAGCAGTTCGTCCTTGATGCCGAGTTCCTTCAGCACCGCGTCGGCGC
Proteins encoded in this region:
- a CDS encoding type II toxin-antitoxin system HipA family toxin, producing MSYRPVDIVEVRAWGQPIGALALGPSRHYVFEFTPEAARHRLDLSPLLMRPQPNNRIFTFPSLSLDTWLGLPPMLTDSLPDDFGNALIDAWMAREGVGRDQITALDRLAYLGSRGMGALEFVPDTGPRQTRPTAIDLSELVVAARAAVHGSLIDDSQASAALQQIINVGTSAGGQRAKAIFNLDPVTREIRSGHLPPAAGFEPWLLKFDGIGRDQQLGSTEVYGRIEYAYSIMAGAAGITVPKTDLLEESGRAHFMSRRFDRDADGGKVHMQTLCAMAAVDFRLRGANDYAQYFACVDELGLSDDAKTEAFRRAVLNVAAMNCDDHSKNFAFLLPQGGQWQLAPAYDVTFAYNPRGVWTNQHLMGVDGRFAEISRADLLALADRFAIPRAASSINAVLDAVDSWPVFASAAGLTPKQTDVIGQQFPLAALRPARPRRSRPVRHEAPDHL
- a CDS encoding acetate uptake transporter — protein: MSTATEKAIKANPGPLGLLGFGMTTVLLNIHNAGFTANTPTIIAMGIALGGLAQIIAGILEFQGGNTFAGTAFTAYGLFWWSLVLIWKDPLVLAAGDGANTSFSWYLMLWGFFTTAMFIGTLTHNRATQVVFFTLAVLFFGLAADHFTNTTEAAFGHAVGYWGILCGASAIYNAFAQIINGEHGRQILPLG
- a CDS encoding DUF4143 domain-containing protein, whose translation is METEGKYRPRLVDAELAQIMTGLGAVVVEGPRACGKTWTATNLASSRLDVDVDPTVQVAMETDPALLLRGPVPRLLDEWQLRPELWDLVRREVDARQLPGQFILTGSATPTETARTHSGAGRFGWVRMRPMSLWESGDSTGQVQLQDLIEQNAIGADLDQRSVGEMAHLIVRGGWPETVGKPATAARAFASSHLRALSEVDLSRFTARQRDPVRVRRLLRSLARAESSSTSVRAIATDVGQSADQTISRSTVIDHLHALDQLMVSDDLPAWSAALRSRATLRTVPVRHLADPSLAAAALGAGVERLTGDLNTLGLLFESLVIRDLRVYAQALGGEVYHYRDSNGHEIDAIIELADGSWGACEIKLGTRATERAAASLAAAVDQIDTKVTGPPAFMAVVTGSGFAARRADGVYVVPIGTLRP
- a CDS encoding helix-turn-helix domain-containing protein; the encoded protein is MARSTLESQQELGRQARALRIAADLSQEDLADVVSTSVSSIRRLEAGGSVSLATLVAVVRALGREDWLDQLDPHGHGPSPLELLRQRRGQPPRRQRVSRRRR